GGCGAGGATCAGGTGCTTCTCCTCCTCCGACACCTGCCCGTGGAAGACCACGCGGTCCGCGATGCCCTGCGCCTGGGCGTAGGCGAGCAGCTCATCGTTCCACCAGCCCGAACCGACGACGTCGAGCACCGCATCCGGGTACGTGGGGTTGAGCGCCGCGATGGCATCGATGGCGTGCTCGATCTGCTTGTGCGGCACCAGGCGCGACAGCGTCACCAGCCGCGGGCCGCCGTCGACGGCGCACGGGTCGATGGCCGCGGGCGCGTTCTCCGCGCCGACGGCGACTTCCGGCACGGGGTCGACGCCATTGCGGATGATGGAGATCCGGACCTCATCGACGCCGAGTCCCCGCAGGTCATCGGCGCTGGGCCGCGACACCGTGATGTACCGGCACCGCCGCTGCACCGCCGGGGCCAGCGTCGACTCGACGAACCAGCCGAACTTGCCCACCAGCTTGCCCGCCACCGGCCACTGCTCCCGGTGGCAATGATGCGTCAGCACCACCGTCGGGCGGCCCGACACCACCGACGCGAAGAAGGGGATGCCGTTCTGCGTGTCCACCACGACATCCGGGCGGCCGCCCAACCCGCGCGCGATCGGCCCGAGCCCGACGCGCGCGGCGAGCATCGCGCCCCACGCGCGGACGTAGACGGAGAAATTGCCGCCACCGCGGGAATAGCGCACTCCGGCGCGCTCCGACTTCTTCGGCGCACCCGGGTACGCCGCGGTGCGGAAAACGACGCGATGCCCCTCCCTGACCAGGTGCTCTGCGACCCGCTCGAGATAGCGCTCGCTGCCGCCGCCTTCGGGATGGCCGGTGTCGCGCCAGCACAGCAGGAGAACCTTCATGGGGAGCAACCATAATCCCCTGCTCCCCGGGGCATGACGGTGTTCCCCTTATTCACGGGTCGAGTGCGCGGTTTCCCGACCCTCATGCACGGGTTCGGCGCATGGGTCACCGCCTGTTTTCCCCACGCGTTTCCCCCGGCCCGGCCTTCGGCGCCGCGGCGGTGGCATAGGGTCATTGACGTGAGTTTCACCCCGCCCGCGCTGTCCGCATTGCGCCCACATTGCACCCTCCGCCGCTCGTTCGGGCTGCTCGACGACTTCAAATACGAGCAGACCGACCCCGACCGCTTCTACGGCCACCTCGCCGAGGACACCGTCGCGCTCCTCGAGGGCATCGCCGCCGGGGCGGGGCTCACCGCATCGGGCAGCGCCGGCGGCGGCGACGGTTCCCGCAGTGCCGGCTTGACGACGGCCGCTGCGGGCGCGGAGACGTCGCAAAGCACGAGCTCCCCCCTGACCGGGACACGGATCCTCGACGTCGGAGGCGGACCGGGGTACTTCGGGCGGGCGTTCGCCGAGCGCGGCGTCGAGTACTACACCTGCGAACCCGACGTCGGCGAGATGGCGGCGGCGGGGATCCGGCTCGACTCGTCCGTGCGCGGCTCCGGCCTGGAGCTGCCGTTCCGCGATGGGGCGTTCGACCTGACGTATTCGTCCAATGTCGCCGAGCACGTCGCCGAACCGTGGCGCATGGGGCGCGAGATGCTGCGCGTCACCGCGCCCGGCGGGCTGGTCGTGTACTCGTACACCATCTGGTACGGGCCGTTCGGCGGCCACGAGATGGGACTGACGCACTACCTCGGCGGCGACCGCGCGCGCCGCATGTACGAGAAGAAGCACGGCAAGCGCCCCAAGAACTACTACGGCGAGTCGCTGTTCGAGGTCGGCTGCGCCGAAGGCATGGCCTGGGGCCGCGAAATGCAGCGCGCCGGCCACGCCGAACTGCTCGCCGCCTTCCCCCGGTACCACCCGTGGTGGGCGTGGTGGATGACCAAGGTGCCCGTGCTGCGCGAGGTCGGCGTGTCGAACCTCGTGCTCGTGCTGCGGAAGAAGTAGGTGGGGGGCGGGATCGGGACTGCGCCGGCGGGTCTGCGCCGCAGAGGCCCATGGTTGCCCGCCCCGGGTGACCGGGCACGCGGTCCGGGTCATGGCGGGGCTGCTCGGCAACATCTGACCGTGCGGCACGGTTAACGGCGATGCGCAAACGAAACCGGCGACCGCCGGCGACACGCGAAAACCGTGCTCAGGGGTGCCGCGAGCCCTTTCGGGGGCACCCGGAACACCGTTAATCACGGTTAATTGGTCTGCGGCGTAGCGGTTTTCAGATATGTCGTTATAGTGACGTGAGACACTCTTCGCCTACATGTGAGGACACGACACACCATGACCAACGCCAGCATCCCCTCGGGTGGCGAGGCCTTCATCTACGAGGCCATCCGCACCCCCCGAGGCAAGGGCAAGAAGGACGGCTCCCTCCACGAGGTCCGCCCGCTGACCCTCCTCGTCGGGCTGATCGAGGAAATCCGACGCCGCAACCCCGGCCTCGACGAAGAACGCATCAACGACATGGTCATCGGCTGCGTCACCCCCGTGGGCGACCAGGGCGCCGACATCGCCCGCACCGCCGCCCTCGCCGCCGGACTGCCCAACCGCACCGGCGGCGTGCAGATCAACCGCTTCTGCGCCTCCGGCCTCACCGCCATCAACCTGGCCAACGCCAAGGTCCGTTCCGGCATGGACGAGCTCGTCCTCGCCGGCGGCGTCGAATCGATGTCCCGCGTGCCCATGATGTCCGACGGCGGCGCCTGGGCCATGGACCCGCAGGCGTCGTTCGCCACCGACTTCGTGCCGCAGGGCATCTCCGCCGACCTCATCGCCTCCCTCGACGGCTTCACCCGCGAGCAGCTCGACCAGCTCGCCGCCACCTCCCACGAGCGCGCGAAGAAGGCCTGGGACGAGGGCCGCTTCAAGGACTCCGTCGTCCCGGTCGTCGACCAGAACGGCCTGACCATCCTCGACCACGACGAGACCGTCCGCCCGGGCACCACCGTCGAGTCGCTCGGCGGCCTGCGCCCCTCCTTCGCCCAGATGGGCGAGATGGGCGGCTTCGACGCCGTCGCCCTGAAGAAGTACACGCAGCTGGAGAAGATCGAGCACCTCCACCACCCCGGCAACTCCTCCGGCATCGTCGACGGCGCGGCCCTCACCCTGGTCGGCACCGAGAAGGCCGGCTCCGACATGGGCCTGACCCCGCGCGCCCGCATCGTCGCCACCGCCGTCAACGGCGTCGAGCCGACGATCATGCTCACCGGCATCGAGCCCGCCGTCCGCGAGGTCCTGGGCAAGGCCGGGCTCGGCGTCGACGACATCGACGTCTGGGAGATCAACGAGGCCTTCGCGGCCGTCGTCCTCCACGCGCAGCAGAAGCTGGGCATCCCCGACGAGAAGCTGAACGTCAACGGCGGCGCCATCGCCATGGGCCACCCGCTGGGCGCCACCGGCGCCATGATCACCGGCGCGGCCATCGACGAGCTGCACCGCACCGGCGGCCGCTACGCGCTGATTTCGCTGTGCATCGGCGGCGGCATGGGCGTGGCCACCATCATCGAGCGGGTCTAGGCCGGATCTCGCCAACCGGATCGGGGCCGGGGCACCGCCCCGGGGAACACCCCGCACACCACCCCGGAACACAACGCAGAACACAGGGATAAAGGGAGATCACCACATGACCGACAACATGTTCCGATGGGACCGCGCCGACGACGGCATCGTCACGCTGACGATGGACGACCCGAACGCGCCCGTCAACACGATGAACCAGACCTTCCAGGACGACCTCCGCGCGACCGCCGCGAAGCTCGAGCAGGAGCTCGCCGACGGCCCGGAGGCGGCGGGGATCAAGGGCATCATCCTCACCTCGGCCAAGAAGACCTTCTTCGCCGGCGGCGACATCAAGCAGATGTCGCAGGTCGGCCCGGAAGACGCCCAGTCGATGTTCGACATGGTGCAGGACATGAAGGAGTCGCTGCGCCGCATCGAGAAGCTGCCCGTGCCCGTCGTCGCCGCCATCAACGGCGCGGCGCTGGGCGGCGGCCTCGAGGTCGCGCTGGCCGCCAACCACCGCATCGCCGCCGACGCCCGCGGCCCGAAGATCGGCCTGCCCGAGGTCACCCTCGGCCTGCTGCCCGGCGCCGGCGGCATCACCCGCGTGGTGCGCATGATCGGCATCCAGGACGCCCTCATGAAGGTCATCCTCACCGGCGCGCAGATGTCCCCGGACAAGGCCCTCAAGGTGGGCCTCGTCGACGAGGTCGCCGACCCGGCGGAGCTCCTCGACCGCGCCCGCGCCTGGCTGCTTTCCGACGACGCCACCGCCGAGCAGCCCTGGGACGTCAAGGGATTCAAGATCCCGGGCGGCGACCCGAAGAACCCCCGCTTCGCCGCGAACCTGCCCTCGTTCCCCGCGAACCTGACCAAGCAGCTCAAGGGCAACCCCATGAAGGCCCCGCGCCGCGCCATGCAGGCCGCCATCGAGGGCGCGCAGGTCGACTTCGACACCGCGCTGACCATCGAGTCCCGCTACTTCACCGAGCTGGTCACCGGCTCGCAGTCGAAGAACATGATGCAGGCGTTCTTCTTCGACCTGAACCACTGCAACGGCGGCGGCTCCCGCCCGCTGCAGGAGGATGGCACGCCGTACCCGAAGACCGAGTTCAAGAAGGTCGCCGTCGTCGGCGCCGGCATGATGGGCGCGGGCATCGCGTACGTCTGCGCCAAGGCCGGCATGGACGTCGTACTCAAGGACATCTCGCTGGAGAACGCCGAGCGCGGCAAGGGCTACTCCGAGAAGCTGGAGGCCAAGGCCCTCGAGCGCGGCCGCACCACCGAGGAGAAGTCGAAGGCGCTGCTGGACCGCATCACCCCGACCGAGTCCTACGACGACCTGTCCGACGTCGACCTGGTCATCGAGGCGGTCTTCGAGAACACCGACCTGAAGCACAAGGTCCACGCAGAGATCGAGGCCGCGGTCCCGAAGACGGCGATCCTGGGCTCCAACACCTCCACCCTGCCGATCACCGAGCTGGCGTCGCACGTCGAGCGCACGGGCGACTTCATCGGCCTGCACTTCTTCTCCCCCGTGGACAAGATGCAGCTGCTGGAGATCATCTCCGGCGACGAGACCGACCCGAAGACCCTCGCCGCGGCGCTGGACTTCGCGGTGCAGATCCGCAAGATCCCGATCGTGGTCACCGACTCCCGCGGCTTCTACACGTCGCGCGTCATCGGCACCGTCATCAACGAGGCGATCCGCATGGTCGCCGAGGGTTACGAGCCCGCCACCGTGGAGGCCGCCGCGCGGCAGGCCGGGTACCCGGCCGCGCAGCTGCAGCTTGCCGACGAACTGAACCTGAAGCTGATGAAGAAGATCAGCGAGGAAAACGAGACCGCCGCCCGCGACCGCGGCGAGTCCATCGACGACGGCGGCGTGTCCACGCTGGTCAACCGCATGCTCGAGGACTTCGACCGCCCGGGCAAGCTCGAGGGCCGCGGCTTCTACGAGTATGAGAACGGCCGCCGCCAGGGGCTGTGGCCGGGCCTGCGCACCGAGCTCGGCGCCGGCTCCATCGACTCCGACGACGTGGTACTGCAGGATCTCATCGACCGCATGCTGTTCATCGAGGCCGTCGAGACCCAGAAGTGCATCGACGAGGGCGTGGTGCTCCACGACGCCGACGCCAACATCGGTTCGATCTTCGGCATCGGCTACCCGGCGTGGACCGGCGGCACCCGCCAGTTCATCAAGAACTACGACGGCACCGGCGCCGACGGCTCCGCCCAGCGCGGCGTCGAGGGCTTCGTCGCCCGCGCCGAGGAGCTCGCGGCGAAGTACGGCGAACGCTTCACCCCGCCGGCGTCGCTGAAGGGCTAGGTTCCCCGAACAGGTTCGCCGACCCCGCTACCCGGCACCGGCCACCGGGCCCCGGCAGCAATGCTCGGTCACCCGGCCCGGCTCCCCGGCGCCACCGATTCCGGCCACCCGCGGCTTCCGCGGGTGGCCGGTTTCTTCGCGTGGGCCCGGGCATCCACGCTGCCGGCCCCGCCAACTTCCGCAGGCCGCACCGCCGCCGGGGTCACGCGAAAATCTGGAGGCGGGCCACTTCACCAAGTCTCCCGATCGCCGAACCTCCCATCCCCCTTCTTCGCCATCCCCCTTCTTCCCCACCCTTTCTTCGCTTTCCCCCTTTCTTTCCGATGCCCATGGCCGGGCGCTTTGCTCCCGGGTAAACTCGCCACGTGTGCCACATGCGACTCATACGGCCCATGAGACGCACATGCCCCATGCGGCACATGGCTCGCGATCGCGATCCGGCCACCACAACCGAATACGCCTCAGGCACGTGCCGCCGACGGCACGCGCCGAACACGCTCCACGACACCCCCGGCACCCCGCCCCAACACGTTCCACCCCGTCGTAAAGCGAAAAGCGGGTGGGCATTTCGCCCGCTCGACTTTTATAACGGCACGGCAACGATTAGGCTGTGCACGTTGTTATCGATGCCGGAATGACCCCGGCCCACCGTCGTCACCACGAAGGCAGCTCAATGCGAATCCGTACCGTTCTGGCCACTCTCGCCGCGACCGCCGTCGCCGCCATCGCCATCCCCGCGGCCCAGGCCGCGCCCGGCAACACCGTCGTCTTCGGCGACTCCCTGCCGGCCAACCCGACCGTCGGCGATTACCTCCAGGGCAAGGCCAACATCCCCGTCCCGGGCGCCCGCGTCAACGACCTGAACTGCGGCACCGACCGGACGTTCACCGAGGCCGTGGGCAACCACAACGGCGGCAACGTCGCCGACTACACCTGCGCCGGCGCCTCCTTCCGCACCGGCGGCATGCGCATCATCGACCAGATCAACCGCGCCGCCGAGACCGGCGCGCTCGACGCCGGCACCAAGCAGGTCGTCATCCTGGCCGGCGCCAACGACACCTACCCGTACATCCTGAACGAGCGCATGCCCATGCCGCAGATCCAGGAAAACCTCCGCGCCGCCGTCCGCGACGCCGTCAACCGCGCCAAGGAGGTCGCCCCGGGCGCCCAGGTCAAGGTCGCCGGCTACCCGACCATCTCCGGCCCGAACGGCGAGGTCTGCCTGGTCAACACCGGCGGCGTCGGCATCCCGACCCCGGCCGTCAACCTCTCCGAGATCGAGGCCGGCCTCGACGCGGGCCTGCAGCAGGGTGCCGCCGACGCCGGCGGGCGCTTCATCAACCTCAAGGACGTCACCGCCGGCCACGGCACCTGCGACCGCGAGAACTGGGTCGTGGGCATCGTCGACGACAAGATCGGCAACTACAACCTGTTCCTCCACATGACCACCCACGGCCTGTCGGTGGTCGGCGACCACCTCGGCCGCGCGTAGCGCCGCACGGCACGGGCTTGACGACGGCCCGCGCGCACCGTGAATCGGGCATCATCCGAAAGATGACCGCCCACCCGCGCACCCGCCCCGCCATCCGCAAGGATGCCGGGGCGATTCGCGTTCTCGAGGCCGCCGCGAACATCGCGCGGCGGCGGGGGAAAACCGCGCTGACGCTGACGACCTTCGCGGACGTGCCCTGGAACGGGCCGCTGTACCGCAGGTTGGGTTTCGGGGAACTCGACGAGGGAGCCCTCCCCGGCCCCCTTGCAGCCGCCCGCGCCCGGGAAACCGCGGCGGGGCTGGACGCCGAACCGCGCATCGCAATGCGACGCGCGGTGTAGGCGGCGACCCGGGGCCTCCGGGGCCGGGTGCGGCGCCCAGAACCGTGCGTGACCGCCTAGCGGCGGTCCTCGAACCAGCCCGTCACCGCCGGCGCGGTGTTCTGGTAGATGTGCTTCTGCTCCGTGTACTCCTCGAAGCCCGTCTCGCCCAGCTCCCGGCCGAAACCGGACTGGCCCATGCCACCCCACTCCGCCTGCGGCAGGTACGGGTGGAAATCATTGATCCAGATCGTGCCGTGGCGCAGCTTCCGGGCCACGCGCTCCGCACGCGACGCATCCGTGGTCCACACCGCGCCCGCCAGGCCGTAGATCGTGTCGTTGGCGATCTCGATGGCCTCGGCTTCCGTGGAGAACGTCTCCACCGTGACGACCGGCCCGAAAGCCTCATCGTGCACGCAATCCATCTCCCGGGTGCAACGGTCGATGACGGTGGGCTCGTAGAACCAGCCGTCGTCAAGCTTCGCCGACCCGTCCGCCGACGGACCCGTCGCAACCGCCCCACCGCAACGCACTCGCGCGCCCTGCTCGCGGGCGCGGTCGACGTACGCGGCGACCTTCTCGCGATGCTGCTCCGAAATGAGGGCGCCGGTCTCCGCTTTCTCATCGAACGGGCCGCCCAAGGCGATGTGCCGCGCGCGCTCTGTGAGATCGTCGACGAACTTCTCCGCGATCGACTCCTCCACGATGATGCGCGCACCCGCCGAACAAACCTGCCCGGAATGGACGAACGCGCCGTTGAGGGCATTGTCCAACGCGGCCTCGTAATCGGCGTCCGCGAAAATGACGTTCGGGTTCTTGCCGCCGAGCTCCAGCGCGATCTTCTTCACCGTCTTCGACGCCTCCGCCGCGATCACCCGGCCCGTGACCAGACCACCCGTGAAGGACACCATGTCCACACGCGGATCCGACGACAGCGGGGCACCCGCCTCGGCGCCCGCGCCGGTCACCAGGTTGGCGACGCCCTTGGGCAGGCCGAGTTCGTCGAGAAGCTCCAGCAGGAGGATCGACGTGTGCGGCGTCAGCTCCGCCGGCTTGAGCACGAACGTGTTGCCCGCACCCAGGCACGGCGCGACCTTCCACGCGACCTGCAGCAACGGGTAATTCCACGGCGTGATCAGGCCGCAGACGCCCACCGGCTCACGCACCACGCGCGACGCAACCGTCGGATCGCCGGCATCGACGACGCGGCCCGCATCCAACCCGGCGAGCTTCCCGAAATACTTGAAGCAGGCGATGATGTCGTCCATGTCCGCCTCGGACTCCGGCAGGCGCTTGCCCGTGTCCAGGGACTCGGCGCGCGCGAACTCGTCGCGGCGCTTCTGGATGCCATCCGCGACCTTCAGCAACAGCTCCCCGCGATCGAAGGCCGTCCACGCCGACCAGGAATCCTCGCCATCGGCGTCGAAAGCCGCGCGGGCGGCCGCGATCGCGCGCTCGGTGTCGGCGGCCGCGGCCTCCGACACG
This genomic stretch from Corynebacterium hansenii harbors:
- a CDS encoding glycosyltransferase family 4 protein, yielding MKVLLLCWRDTGHPEGGGSERYLERVAEHLVREGHRVVFRTAAYPGAPKKSERAGVRYSRGGGNFSVYVRAWGAMLAARVGLGPIARGLGGRPDVVVDTQNGIPFFASVVSGRPTVVLTHHCHREQWPVAGKLVGKFGWFVESTLAPAVQRRCRYITVSRPSADDLRGLGVDEVRISIIRNGVDPVPEVAVGAENAPAAIDPCAVDGGPRLVTLSRLVPHKQIEHAIDAIAALNPTYPDAVLDVVGSGWWNDELLAYAQAQGIADRVVFHGQVSEEEKHLILARACVHVMPSRKEGWGLAVIEAAQHGVPTVGYRSSAGLRDSVVDGVTGLLAGNPAELVEATKSIVADRDLRSFLGSEAKKRAETFSWDATARSVEQVLHDVAAPSADRRRIRA
- a CDS encoding class I SAM-dependent methyltransferase; this encodes MSFTPPALSALRPHCTLRRSFGLLDDFKYEQTDPDRFYGHLAEDTVALLEGIAAGAGLTASGSAGGGDGSRSAGLTTAAAGAETSQSTSSPLTGTRILDVGGGPGYFGRAFAERGVEYYTCEPDVGEMAAAGIRLDSSVRGSGLELPFRDGAFDLTYSSNVAEHVAEPWRMGREMLRVTAPGGLVVYSYTIWYGPFGGHEMGLTHYLGGDRARRMYEKKHGKRPKNYYGESLFEVGCAEGMAWGREMQRAGHAELLAAFPRYHPWWAWWMTKVPVLREVGVSNLVLVLRKK
- a CDS encoding acetyl-CoA C-acetyltransferase codes for the protein MTNASIPSGGEAFIYEAIRTPRGKGKKDGSLHEVRPLTLLVGLIEEIRRRNPGLDEERINDMVIGCVTPVGDQGADIARTAALAAGLPNRTGGVQINRFCASGLTAINLANAKVRSGMDELVLAGGVESMSRVPMMSDGGAWAMDPQASFATDFVPQGISADLIASLDGFTREQLDQLAATSHERAKKAWDEGRFKDSVVPVVDQNGLTILDHDETVRPGTTVESLGGLRPSFAQMGEMGGFDAVALKKYTQLEKIEHLHHPGNSSGIVDGAALTLVGTEKAGSDMGLTPRARIVATAVNGVEPTIMLTGIEPAVREVLGKAGLGVDDIDVWEINEAFAAVVLHAQQKLGIPDEKLNVNGGAIAMGHPLGATGAMITGAAIDELHRTGGRYALISLCIGGGMGVATIIERV
- a CDS encoding 3-hydroxyacyl-CoA dehydrogenase NAD-binding domain-containing protein, translating into MTDNMFRWDRADDGIVTLTMDDPNAPVNTMNQTFQDDLRATAAKLEQELADGPEAAGIKGIILTSAKKTFFAGGDIKQMSQVGPEDAQSMFDMVQDMKESLRRIEKLPVPVVAAINGAALGGGLEVALAANHRIAADARGPKIGLPEVTLGLLPGAGGITRVVRMIGIQDALMKVILTGAQMSPDKALKVGLVDEVADPAELLDRARAWLLSDDATAEQPWDVKGFKIPGGDPKNPRFAANLPSFPANLTKQLKGNPMKAPRRAMQAAIEGAQVDFDTALTIESRYFTELVTGSQSKNMMQAFFFDLNHCNGGGSRPLQEDGTPYPKTEFKKVAVVGAGMMGAGIAYVCAKAGMDVVLKDISLENAERGKGYSEKLEAKALERGRTTEEKSKALLDRITPTESYDDLSDVDLVIEAVFENTDLKHKVHAEIEAAVPKTAILGSNTSTLPITELASHVERTGDFIGLHFFSPVDKMQLLEIISGDETDPKTLAAALDFAVQIRKIPIVVTDSRGFYTSRVIGTVINEAIRMVAEGYEPATVEAAARQAGYPAAQLQLADELNLKLMKKISEENETAARDRGESIDDGGVSTLVNRMLEDFDRPGKLEGRGFYEYENGRRQGLWPGLRTELGAGSIDSDDVVLQDLIDRMLFIEAVETQKCIDEGVVLHDADANIGSIFGIGYPAWTGGTRQFIKNYDGTGADGSAQRGVEGFVARAEELAAKYGERFTPPASLKG
- a CDS encoding GDSL-type esterase/lipase family protein encodes the protein MRIRTVLATLAATAVAAIAIPAAQAAPGNTVVFGDSLPANPTVGDYLQGKANIPVPGARVNDLNCGTDRTFTEAVGNHNGGNVADYTCAGASFRTGGMRIIDQINRAAETGALDAGTKQVVILAGANDTYPYILNERMPMPQIQENLRAAVRDAVNRAKEVAPGAQVKVAGYPTISGPNGEVCLVNTGGVGIPTPAVNLSEIEAGLDAGLQQGAADAGGRFINLKDVTAGHGTCDRENWVVGIVDDKIGNYNLFLHMTTHGLSVVGDHLGRA
- a CDS encoding aldehyde dehydrogenase family protein translates to MSDANTETDADTADTGTTPADTGTTPATANPTGAAAPATLYIDGTWGPAASGETRTITCPADGNRVADVSEAAAADTERAIAAARAAFDADGEDSWSAWTAFDRGELLLKVADGIQKRRDEFARAESLDTGKRLPESEADMDDIIACFKYFGKLAGLDAGRVVDAGDPTVASRVVREPVGVCGLITPWNYPLLQVAWKVAPCLGAGNTFVLKPAELTPHTSILLLELLDELGLPKGVANLVTGAGAEAGAPLSSDPRVDMVSFTGGLVTGRVIAAEASKTVKKIALELGGKNPNVIFADADYEAALDNALNGAFVHSGQVCSAGARIIVEESIAEKFVDDLTERARHIALGGPFDEKAETGALISEQHREKVAAYVDRAREQGARVRCGGAVATGPSADGSAKLDDGWFYEPTVIDRCTREMDCVHDEAFGPVVTVETFSTEAEAIEIANDTIYGLAGAVWTTDASRAERVARKLRHGTIWINDFHPYLPQAEWGGMGQSGFGRELGETGFEEYTEQKHIYQNTAPAVTGWFEDRR